A region of Paenimyroides aestuarii DNA encodes the following proteins:
- a CDS encoding hemin-degrading factor, with protein sequence MNTTESLKTQWDLLKQEQPQLRIRNAAAQLGVSEMELLATKIDNGVTRLRPEFKEILSEMKSLGKVMALTRNDECVHERKGIYLNGDFSNPHAGLFVGEDIDLRIFLSHWKKAFAVIEENARGTSKSIQFFGKDGEAIHKIFLTADSNETAFNALVEKYKSEDQQPFETTEAYTVNLDEKPDNEIDVEGFKQAWIDLKDTHEFFGMLRKFGVSRTQALRLAPSDFHAKQISKDAIVTMLEEVAKEKTPIMVFVGNKGNIQIHTGNIRKTMWHQEWYNIMDPDFNLHLDMSKIAQTWVVRKPTEDGVVTAIEVFNEMGDIIVQFFGKRKPGIPELDVWRTTVEKLN encoded by the coding sequence ATGAATACAACAGAAAGTTTAAAAACACAATGGGATTTGCTAAAACAAGAGCAACCACAGCTAAGAATACGCAACGCTGCAGCACAATTAGGCGTTAGTGAAATGGAATTATTGGCAACAAAAATAGACAATGGTGTTACACGTTTACGCCCAGAATTTAAAGAAATTTTATCAGAAATGAAATCGTTGGGCAAAGTGATGGCTTTAACCAGAAACGACGAATGTGTACATGAACGCAAAGGAATTTATTTGAACGGAGATTTTTCTAATCCACATGCAGGTTTATTTGTGGGCGAAGATATTGACTTACGAATTTTCTTGTCGCATTGGAAAAAAGCATTTGCAGTAATCGAAGAAAATGCACGTGGAACATCAAAAAGTATTCAGTTTTTTGGAAAAGATGGCGAAGCGATTCACAAAATATTTTTAACAGCCGATAGCAATGAAACGGCTTTTAATGCATTAGTTGAAAAATACAAAAGCGAAGATCAGCAACCATTTGAAACCACCGAAGCTTATACAGTAAACTTAGACGAAAAACCAGACAACGAAATTGATGTAGAAGGTTTTAAACAAGCATGGATAGATTTAAAAGATACCCACGAGTTTTTTGGAATGTTGCGCAAATTTGGTGTTTCTCGTACACAAGCATTGCGTTTGGCTCCGTCTGATTTTCATGCAAAGCAAATCTCAAAAGATGCAATTGTCACCATGCTAGAAGAAGTTGCCAAAGAAAAAACACCAATTATGGTTTTTGTGGGCAACAAAGGAAACATCCAAATTCATACAGGAAATATTCGCAAAACCATGTGGCATCAAGAATGGTACAATATCATGGATCCCGATTTTAACCTGCATTTAGATATGAGCAAAATTGCACAAACTTGGGTGGTTCGCAAACCCACCGAAGATGGCGTGGTTACAGCAATTGAAGTTTTTAATGAAATGGGCGATATTATTGTTCAGTTCTTTGGAAAACGCAAACCAGGTATTCCAGAATTAGATGTTTGGAGAACAACGGTTGAGAAATTGAATTAA
- a CDS encoding heme/hemin ABC transporter substrate-binding protein, with product MKKVLTLIAFTMVLVSCNQKSSTANNGTNTANEPAINTSRIVSLNGAVTETLAALDASEKIVGRDVTSTFPNDLKATDLGHVRSITAESILALQPTVVFGTTKDMNPNLNEQLKKANVPLVLIDQEYSVEGTKQLITQVASKLNKENYQPLLDHISTKISTIQPFAKKPKVLFIYARGAGNLMVAGKQTPLHSMIELAGAENAAAALTDFKPLTPEALLTTNPDVILMFDSGLQSVGGVDGLLKIDGIAATNAGKNKKVVTMDGQLLSGFGPRLGEAVIELHNKLQ from the coding sequence ATGAAAAAAGTCCTTACTCTTATTGCATTTACAATGGTTTTAGTAAGCTGCAATCAAAAATCGAGTACCGCGAATAATGGTACAAACACAGCCAATGAACCAGCAATAAACACCTCGCGAATTGTGTCATTAAACGGTGCAGTAACTGAAACCTTAGCGGCATTAGATGCATCAGAAAAAATTGTAGGAAGAGATGTTACTTCTACTTTTCCGAATGATTTAAAAGCAACCGATTTGGGACATGTTCGTTCCATTACAGCAGAAAGCATTTTGGCACTGCAACCAACAGTGGTTTTTGGAACAACGAAGGACATGAATCCCAATTTAAACGAGCAATTAAAAAAAGCGAATGTTCCCTTAGTACTTATTGACCAAGAATATAGCGTGGAGGGTACTAAGCAGCTAATTACACAAGTTGCATCAAAGCTAAATAAAGAAAATTATCAACCTCTTTTAGATCATATTTCAACGAAAATAAGCACCATTCAACCTTTTGCAAAAAAACCTAAAGTGCTTTTTATCTATGCGCGTGGTGCAGGAAATTTAATGGTTGCTGGTAAACAAACGCCTTTGCACAGCATGATAGAATTGGCAGGTGCTGAAAATGCAGCCGCAGCTTTAACCGATTTTAAACCGTTAACTCCAGAAGCTTTGCTTACTACAAATCCCGATGTGATTTTAATGTTCGATAGCGGTTTGCAAAGTGTTGGCGGTGTAGATGGTTTACTGAAAATAGACGGTATTGCGGCAACAAATGCTGGTAAGAATAAAAAAGTTGTTACCATGGACGGGCAATTACTTTCTGGTTTTGGTCCTCGTTTAGGAGAAGCAGTTATTGAATTACATAACAAATTACAATAA
- a CDS encoding FecCD family ABC transporter permease, which yields MKKKIAVYKRLFYIVLLVALVTALYLGAYDFNTSIIEIISTYFSTRTHTPDSFVLIELRIPRILMAILTGAALAISGTSLQGLFKNPLASPDLIGITSGAVLFAALTIVFGSAIMPLLPAFFRYILLSIMAFIGALLTMWFVYKMATSNGKTHVLILLLSGVAITALTGAVTGFLTYISTEEELRNITFWSLGSLAGANWWKVLLVFIVVAGGSIFLLKKGKVLNALMLGEKEAAHLGFHIERTKKQIIIASSLMVGCVVAFNGTIGFIGLVVPYILRFVFHSNYTILLPLSMLLGAVVLLIADTISRLIVIPAELPIGILTAIMGAPVFISILINYKRKLK from the coding sequence ATGAAAAAGAAAATTGCTGTTTACAAACGCTTGTTTTACATTGTTTTACTGGTTGCTTTGGTAACAGCATTGTATTTGGGTGCTTATGATTTTAACACGTCGATAATAGAAATCATCAGCACCTATTTTTCTACACGAACACATACACCCGATTCTTTTGTTTTAATAGAACTGCGTATTCCGCGCATTTTAATGGCCATTTTAACAGGTGCTGCATTGGCAATTAGCGGTACTAGTTTGCAGGGCTTGTTTAAAAATCCGTTAGCATCACCCGATTTAATTGGCATCACATCAGGAGCGGTATTGTTTGCGGCTTTAACAATTGTTTTTGGTTCGGCAATAATGCCTTTGCTTCCTGCTTTTTTTCGATACATATTGCTGAGTATTATGGCGTTTATAGGTGCATTATTAACTATGTGGTTTGTATATAAAATGGCAACTTCGAACGGAAAAACCCATGTGCTCATTTTGTTACTTTCGGGTGTGGCTATCACGGCTTTAACAGGTGCTGTCACCGGTTTTTTAACCTATATTTCAACAGAAGAAGAACTGCGAAACATCACTTTTTGGTCATTGGGTAGTTTAGCCGGAGCAAATTGGTGGAAAGTTTTGTTGGTATTTATTGTTGTTGCGGGCGGAAGTATATTTTTACTTAAAAAAGGCAAAGTGCTCAATGCTTTAATGCTAGGCGAAAAAGAAGCGGCGCACTTAGGTTTCCACATTGAAAGAACTAAAAAACAAATCATCATTGCATCTTCACTAATGGTGGGTTGCGTGGTTGCTTTCAACGGAACCATTGGTTTTATTGGTTTAGTGGTGCCTTATATATTACGCTTTGTGTTTCATTCCAACTATACCATACTTTTGCCTTTGTCGATGCTTTTAGGAGCTGTTGTGCTTTTAATTGCCGATACCATTAGTAGATTAATTGTGATTCCGGCAGAATTGCCCATTGGTATTTTAACAGCTATTATGGGAGCACCCGTTTTTATTTCGATTTTAATCAATTATAAAAGAAAATTAAAATGA
- a CDS encoding heme ABC transporter ATP-binding protein encodes MIQIHNLNVQVNNRFLLKNIDLEIHKGELIAIVGPNGAGKSTFLSCVANEISYQSEKFFFKNTEIKSYKKEEIPFHRAKFSQHHSNEINLKNDEIVLMGRYPYFNAEPHANDLKIVEKWMANTQTNHLNDREYEQLSGGEKQRLHLARVFAQLENSVENKLLLLDEPLNNLDVAHQFKTLHLIKEFTQQNNSALVVLHDLNIAAQFADRLLLMNKSCVEIFDEPQKVLTQERISRVYQYPCSITPHPKNKQPIILFG; translated from the coding sequence ATGATACAAATTCACAATTTAAACGTTCAAGTAAACAATCGTTTTCTTTTAAAAAATATCGATTTAGAGATTCATAAAGGCGAACTCATTGCCATTGTTGGTCCAAACGGAGCAGGAAAATCCACCTTTTTAAGTTGTGTGGCAAACGAAATTTCGTATCAATCTGAAAAATTCTTCTTTAAAAACACCGAAATTAAATCCTACAAAAAAGAAGAAATTCCCTTTCATAGGGCAAAATTTTCGCAGCATCACTCAAATGAAATCAACTTAAAAAACGATGAAATTGTGCTCATGGGCAGGTATCCTTACTTTAATGCAGAACCACATGCAAACGATTTAAAAATTGTAGAAAAATGGATGGCAAATACCCAAACCAATCATTTAAATGACCGCGAATATGAACAATTGTCTGGTGGTGAAAAACAGCGTTTACATTTAGCACGCGTTTTTGCTCAATTAGAAAATTCTGTTGAAAATAAATTATTATTGTTAGATGAACCTTTGAATAATCTAGATGTGGCGCATCAATTCAAAACCTTACATTTAATAAAAGAATTCACCCAACAAAACAATTCGGCTTTGGTGGTTTTACACGATTTAAACATTGCCGCACAATTTGCCGATCGCTTATTATTAATGAACAAAAGCTGCGTCGAAATATTCGATGAACCCCAAAAAGTACTCACTCAAGAACGCATTTCAAGGGTGTATCAATATCCGTGTAGCATTACACCTCATCCTAAAAACAAACAACCTATTATATTATTTGGATAA